CTAACGGCTTATGTCGTGGCAGCTCATGACTCAACACCAATGGCGCCTTCGAATGGGAAAGGATGCGAGCCCCGTTAGGCCGTCAAGCGACGATCCGACACCTCTAACTGATACAACCGGGCGACTAACGCCTTGGCGAGCTCCACCCCAACCTCATCGGTAAGGTTCCCCTGCAGATCGAACTTCGCGGAAGCATCATTAACAAAGATCTCTGGACGCGTCACGACATCAGCATCAACCCCGTGCAAAACTTGGCGCAGATGCGACTGCGCTCGAATGGTCCCGTACAGACTCGGCGACGCACCGACCAGTGCCACCGGCTTGCGCGTGATTGACCCGGCACCATAGGGACGTGATAGCCAATCGATCGCGTTCTTGATAACCGGCGTATAGGAGTGGTTATACTCCGGGGAAGCGATGATCAGCGCATCAGCGTCAGCTACGAGCGCGCGAAGTCGTTCGGCATAGGCTGGAAGCGCTGACTCCCAGGACTCTGCGTAGAACGGCAGCTGATCAAGATCGCTGACGACGACATACTCGGCATCCGCATCAAAGAGCGTTCCGATGAAGCGCAGCAACCTGGTGTTGTACGAACCCTGTCGAAAGCTACCTGATAATCCGACAATCTGCATCTGTGCACCTTTCTGGCAATTGACTTTCTCAGATAGTAAAACGGCGACCATGACCACCTATTCCGCGTACCACCCAAGGTTCCCGCGCTCCCAGGCCGCATGGGCAACAGAGCATACGCCCACCCGCTGAACGCATCACGCGAGATGGAGCCGCGAGTCTATCGGGTGCACTGCGTCATCTCGAATTGCGCGACGCTCGTTAACCCATGGCTAGAGTCAACTACATGACCATGCGCACAGAACTCACGAAGGATGACATCGACTTCATCCATGCCCAGGAGGTGTTTTTCGTTGCCACGGCGCCCCTGTCTGACCATGGCCACATCAACTGCTCACCAAAAGGATTACGCGACACCCTCTACCTCCCCGATAGCCACCATTTGGCCTACTTGGACCTCACCGGATCAGGGGCGGAGACCATCGCCCATCTCAGGGAAAATGGGCGCATAACACTGATGTTTTGCTCGTTCGCTGGCGTCCCGAACGTTCTGCGCATCTACGGTAGCGGGCAACCATTGCTGCCAGGTGGATCACGTTTTGACAGTTTGATAACCAAGTTTCCCCAACGCGATGGAGCACGCGCGATCATCTGGATAACCATCAAGGAGGTTGGGGAATCCTGTGGCTATGGCGTTCCAATGGCGGCACAGATGCGTCAACGGGATCGCTTGGAGAATTGGATTGCCGCCAAGGGTGACGAAGGTTTGCACAGCTATCGCAAACGATTTAACACCCGCAGCATCGACGGCCTGCCCTCGATCCCGTAGGTGCCGCAACCATCATCGTCGCGAGTCGCCAACAACTGGATCTCGCTACCGCACTAACGCACTTTGGTGATTACTTTTTAACGCTGGTACCGCAAGAACGTGGCTACGATAACGCGATCTTGACTTGCTCACCATATGGAACACATCACTTCTGCTTAGCTATGCGGCTTGCACCCTAGCCCCTTGTTCGAACTGAATCGGCGAGAGATACTTGATCCCCGAGTGTCGTCGCGTCTTGTTGTACCAGTTGATCCAGTCAAAGATTGCGGTCCTTGCCTCCTCTCGTGTGCTCAAGGTTGTGCGATAGATGAGCTCTCGTTTGCGTGATGCCCAAAGTGACTCGGCCATAGGCTTGGAGATCGCAGTCAACTACACCCGTTAGCACGTCTGAGTATGAAACTGTGCGGGTGACGCATCCGTTTCACCCATGGTTCGGCTATGAGTTCGTCTTCGTTCGGCATGCAAATGCCTGGAGCCAGGACCGAGTGTTCTTCTTTGGCCATGATCACTCGATGCAGTCGTTGCCCACGTCATGGACTGAGTTTGGGGAACCAGATGTATTCGTGTCGATATCGGCCGGACGCAGTGCCTTCCGAGTGCAAGACCTCCTCGACCTACTTGAGATCATGGAGGGGATACGAGGAAAGCATGTGTAAGGGTAACTTTGCCGTAACTGTAAGGCCCATTATGCCATGTACGGATCTGATGGTAGGGGGTGCTAAAAGAACCTGCAGCTCAGTAGATGGCAGGCTTGACAGGTTGTACTAGGTATAGCATAAGGAGCCTTACAGTGCTCACGAGCCAGTGGAAGAAAGGAAACCAATGACAGACCCAAGACAGGATGCGAAGATGGAGGCGTTAAAGGCCGAGCGTTGCTTCAATCTCAATCACGAGGCGGTGTGCGATCCGGCCTTTGCGACCTCTGAGTTCTTAGACCCCAGAGATCTCATGCAGGTAAAGTACGAGATGGTTCGCAAAGTACGCATCGACGGAGATAGCGTCAGCCACGCTGTGACAGAGTATGGCTTTTCTCGTCCATCCTTCTATGAGGCCGCTCTCGCACTTGACCGTTACGGCATGGCTGGCCTGATGCCGGTTCGTCCGGGACCACGCAGAGCTCACAAGATGTCGGTCGAGGTGGTGTCCTTTGTACAACAGCTCTTAGAGCAGAACCCAGATCTTCGGGCCCTTAGCCTTGTTGCCCCCATTGAAGAGAACTTTGGAATCCGGGTCCACCCTCGGTCGATAGAACGAGCACTGGCGCGTTTGCGCCAGCCCAAAAGTGGAGACCCTCGATGAGGGGAGTGTTCATGACGAAGATCTCGAGTGCTATGAGGCGCTTCGTAGCCATGCACTCGATGGTAAGTCAACCAGTAGCCCACTTGGTTTGGGGGTATTGCTCAGCCGAGGAATGGCGCGATGGTTACGGACATCTCGGG
This window of the Ferrimicrobium sp. genome carries:
- a CDS encoding pyridoxamine 5'-phosphate oxidase family protein, which translates into the protein MTMRTELTKDDIDFIHAQEVFFVATAPLSDHGHINCSPKGLRDTLYLPDSHHLAYLDLTGSGAETIAHLRENGRITLMFCSFAGVPNVLRIYGSGQPLLPGGSRFDSLITKFPQRDGARAIIWITIKEVGESCGYGVPMAAQMRQRDRLENWIAAKGDEGLHSYRKRFNTRSIDGLPSIP
- a CDS encoding Y4bD/Y4pK family protein — translated: MRVTHPFHPWFGYEFVFVRHANAWSQDRVFFFGHDHSMQSLPTSWTEFGEPDVFVSISAGRSAFRVQDLLDLLEIMEGIRGKHV
- a CDS encoding NAD(P)H-dependent oxidoreductase, with the translated sequence MQIVGLSGSFRQGSYNTRLLRFIGTLFDADAEYVVVSDLDQLPFYAESWESALPAYAERLRALVADADALIIASPEYNHSYTPVIKNAIDWLSRPYGAGSITRKPVALVGASPSLYGTIRAQSHLRQVLHGVDADVVTRPEIFVNDASAKFDLQGNLTDEVGVELAKALVARLYQLEVSDRRLTA